Within the bacterium genome, the region GTGAGGATGGCGACCCAGCGGCGCCTGGAAACGGTCTCCACCGACGACGAGGAGCACCCCGGCCTGGCGCAGGCCGCCGTGGATGAACCCATGGTGGAGCGCAAGCTGGAGGCGGACGGTGAGATGGAGCTCGTCCGCGGTTTACTGGCCGAGCTGCCCGAGAACGAGCGCCGGGCCATCGAGCTGGCGTACCTGGAGGGCGTGGATTACCGCGACGCCGCCGCGGCCCTCGGGTGCCCCGTGGCCACCCTGAAGACCTGGGTCCACCGGGGGAGGAAAAAGCTGCGGGAGCTCTACATCGAGCGGACGGGCGATTCGTTCCAGGTTGTCGAGTGAAACGGGTTTGGGCTATGCTTTGCGAGGGGTGACGATGGACGAC harbors:
- a CDS encoding sigma-70 family RNA polymerase sigma factor, whose protein sequence is METEREQELIRRAIEGDENAFAELVYANQDLVYTCCYRVLRDPRAAEEAANEAYLRAWRGLAGFRFQAKFSSWIFRIAHNAAVRMATQRRLETVSTDDEEHPGLAQAAVDEPMVERKLEADGEMELVRGLLAELPENERRAIELAYLEGVDYRDAAAALGCPVATLKTWVHRGRKKLRELYIERTGDSFQVVE